One genomic window of Arachis hypogaea cultivar Tifrunner chromosome 8, arahy.Tifrunner.gnm2.J5K5, whole genome shotgun sequence includes the following:
- the LOC112705866 gene encoding rab GTPase-activating protein 22 isoform X1 translates to MISSIYLNSNNDSPFISGGSGGGGGSGRGRLSLIMAAVAAPSTPAVVFTALAGLALVAVIFYGASRGRLKSPWSRRRRKHALSPQQWKSLFTLDGKLRDGGIKFLKRVRSGGVDTSIRAEVWPFLLGVYDLDSTKEERDIIRTRNRKEYEKLRRRCRQLLKQCNESFKLNEIGEISYEGDGESLIQASGSPSSEDATSARQSLSSEERSPDVEYSDDPSSALLEGNDVNNVDAASDTDSTDSDSSDGPEVIQTSPSNEFQEDNTSKTASTEISSSQMNGPSRLPNNEDFATWQRIIRLDAVRANAEWIPFSPCQAVIPESRAIRSAEAVGLKEYGHLEPNRIFHAARLVAILEAYALYDPEIGYCQGMSDLLSPIVSVISEDHEAFWCFVGFMKKARQNFRLDEVGIRRQLDIVAKIIKFKDSHLFRHLEKLQADDCFFVYRMVVVLFRRELTFEQTLCLWEVMWADQAAIRAGIGKSAWSRIRQRAPPTDDLLLYAIAASVLQRRKLIIEKYSSMEEIIKECNGMAGHLDIWKLLDDAHNLVVTLHDKMKLETSFR, encoded by the exons atgaTCTCATCGATTTACTTGAACAGCAACAACGACAGTCCCTTCATCTCCGGTGGCAGTGGCGGCGGTGGCGGCAGCGGCAGGGGCAGGTTATCGTTAATCATGGCTGCGGTGGCCGCGCCCTCCACTCCGGCGGTGGTGTTCACGGCCTTGGCTGGCCTCGCTCTCGTCGCTGTCATCTTCTACGGTGCTAGTAG AGGTCGTCTTAAATCACCATGGTCACGTAGGAGAAGAAAACATGCCCTTTCACCTCAGCAGTGGAAGAGCTTGTTTACACTGGACGGAAAACTCCGTGATGGTGGAATTAAGTTCCTGAAAAGAGTTCGCAGTGGA GGTGTTGATACTAGTATCAGGGCTGAAGTTTGGCCATTCCTACTTGGAGT TTATGACTTGGACAGTACCAAAGAAGAGAGAGATATCATAAGAACTCGAAATAG AAAGGAATATGAGAAACTCCGCAGGCGATGCCGCCAACTTCTAAAGCAATGCAATGAGAGCTTTAAGTTAAACGAAATTGGTGAAATAAGCTATGAAGGAGATGGTGAGAGTCTTATTCAAGCTTCTGGTTCTCCTAGTTCTGAAGATGCAACGAGTGCTAGGCAATCCCTTTCCAGTGAGGAAAGGAGCCCGGATGTTGAATATTCAGATGATCCGTCTAGTGCCCTGTTGGAAGGGAATGATGTCAACAATGTTGATGCAGCATCGGATACTGATTCTACTGATTCAGATTCCTCTGATGGTCCTGAGGTAATTCAGACTTCTCCTTCTAATGAATTTCAGGAGGATAACACTTCCAAGACAGCTTCTACAGAAATTTCTTCATCCCAAATGAATGGCCCATCAAGACTACCAAACAATGAAGATTTTGCCACTTGGCAACGGATCATCCGACTAGATGCAGTACGTGCCAAtgcagaatggataccattttcACCTTGTCAAGCTGTTATACCAGAGAGCAGGGCAATCCGATCTGCTGAGGCTGTTGGATTGAAGGAATATGGGCACTTAGAACCCAATAGAATTTTCCATGCTGCCCGATTGGTTGCTATTCTTGAAGCATATGCATTATACGATCCAGAAATTGGCTACTGCCAGGGTATGAGCGATCTGCTGTCTCCAATAGTTAGTGTTATATCAGAAGATCACGAGGCCTTCTGGTGCTTTGTTGGATTCATGAAGAAGGCACGCCAGAACTTTAGGCTTGATGAGGTGGGTATCAGGAGGCAACTTGATATAGTAGCAAAGATAATCAAGTTCAAGGATTCTCACTTGTTCAGACATCTGGAGAAGCTTCAGGCCGATGATTGCTTTTTTGTGTACAGGATGGTGGTTGTGTTGTTTAGAAGGGAATTGACATTTGAACAGACTCTCTGCCTTTGGGAAGTAATGTGGGCAGATCAAGCAGCAATCAGGGCCGGCATTGGGAAATCAGCATGGAGCAGAATCAGGCAGCGTGCTCCACCAACAGATGATTTATTGCTGTATGCAATAGCGGCTTCAGTGTTGCAGAGGAGGAAATTGATTATTGAGAAGTATAGCAGCATGGAGGAGATCATCAAGGAATGCAATGGTATGGCTGGACACCTTGATATTTGGAAGCTGCTGGACGATGCGCACAATTTGGTCGTCACTCTTCATGATAAAATGAAACTAGAGACATCATTTCGATGA
- the LOC112705863 gene encoding probable 6-phosphogluconolactonase 4, chloroplastic: MATSTPFSLSCTSQTRLLYKKNPMQPSHNTTLSLFGHKSSLCNNPLRCNGVFTPVVMKPKRAHVGVSVKAQWNNRSIEVLDKQHIPVSLAKYVFDLSEKFIKEKGSFTIVLSGDSVKYLKMLVEPPYINTIQWSKWHVFWADEKAVPKTHLDSNYKHAYDRFISKVPIPMNVYTIDDALSADIAADVYEIGIKIKVDSKVIASSQNTRLPKFDLMLLDMGSEGQLAGLFRGNPALTETRKWVTAVKNAPSPPAERITLTLPVINASSNIAMVVTGAGKANAVLNALAEGQQGDEKMPVQLVSPEGEMKWFLDKGAGSMYLNRS; the protein is encoded by the exons ATGGCTACTTCCACACCTTTCTCACTTTCATGCACTTCACAAACTAGATTGCTCTACAAAAAAAATCCAATGCAACCATCCCATAATACAACATTATCATTGTTTGGACACAAATCTTCACTTTGCAATAATCCTCTAAGGTGCAATGGTGTTTTTACTCCAGTTGTCATGAAACCTAAGAGAGCTCATGTTGGTGTATCAGTGAAGGCACAATGGAACAACAGGAGCATCGAGGTGCTTGATAAGCAGCACATTCCTGTATCTTTGGCCAAATATGTCTTTGATCTCTCTGAAAAATTCATCAAGGAGAAAGGCTCGTTCACCATTGTTTTATCTGGGGACTCTGTCAAGTACCTAAA GATGTTGGTGGAACCTCCATACATTAACACTATCCAATGGTCTAAGTGGCATGTATTTTGGGCAGATGAGAAAGCCGTGCCTAAAACCCATCTAGACAGCAACTATAAGCATGCTTATGATAGATTTATTTCCAAG GTGCCAATTCCTATGAATGTGTATACAATTGATGATGCTCTATCAGCTGATATTGCTGCTGATGTGTATGAGATAGGCATCAAAATCAAGGTTGATAGTAAGGTGATAGCTTCATCACAAAACACTAGACTTCCAAAATTTGATCTCATGTTATTAGACATGGGATCAGAAGGGCAGTTAGCTGGTCTATTCCGAGGGAACCCTGCTTTAACGGAGACCAGAAAGTGGGTTACTGCGGTTAAGAACGCACCTTCGCCACCGGCAGAGAGGATCACTCTTACACTACCAGTGATCAATGCTTCTTCAAACATAGCAATGGTGGTGACTGGTGCTGGTAAAGCAAATGCAGTGCTGAATGCATTGGCGGAAGGTCAGCAAGGTGATGAAAAGATGCCTGTTCAATTGGTTTCTCCGGAAGGTGAAATGAAATGGTTTCTAGACAAGGGTGCTGGCTCAATGTATTTAAATAGATCGTAA
- the LOC112705866 gene encoding rab GTPase-activating protein 22 isoform X2, with protein sequence MNPLRRSNNSNSSSSNSSPSSSSSSSSSSWIHLRSVLFVVSSSSPASCSTSDRGRLKSPWSRRRRKHALSPQQWKSLFTLDGKLRDGGIKFLKRVRSGGVDTSIRAEVWPFLLGVYDLDSTKEERDIIRTRNRKEYEKLRRRCRQLLKQCNESFKLNEIGEISYEGDGESLIQASGSPSSEDATSARQSLSSEERSPDVEYSDDPSSALLEGNDVNNVDAASDTDSTDSDSSDGPEVIQTSPSNEFQEDNTSKTASTEISSSQMNGPSRLPNNEDFATWQRIIRLDAVRANAEWIPFSPCQAVIPESRAIRSAEAVGLKEYGHLEPNRIFHAARLVAILEAYALYDPEIGYCQGMSDLLSPIVSVISEDHEAFWCFVGFMKKARQNFRLDEVGIRRQLDIVAKIIKFKDSHLFRHLEKLQADDCFFVYRMVVVLFRRELTFEQTLCLWEVMWADQAAIRAGIGKSAWSRIRQRAPPTDDLLLYAIAASVLQRRKLIIEKYSSMEEIIKECNGMAGHLDIWKLLDDAHNLVVTLHDKMKLETSFR encoded by the exons ATGAATCCTCTTAGACGAAGTAACAATTCGAATTCTTCGTCTTCGAATTCCTCCCCTTCTTCATCGTCGTCGTCATCGTCTTCATCGTGGATCCATTTGCGTTCGGTTCTATTCGTTGTCAGTTCTTCCTCACCAGCGTCTTGTTCCACCTCTGATCG AGGTCGTCTTAAATCACCATGGTCACGTAGGAGAAGAAAACATGCCCTTTCACCTCAGCAGTGGAAGAGCTTGTTTACACTGGACGGAAAACTCCGTGATGGTGGAATTAAGTTCCTGAAAAGAGTTCGCAGTGGA GGTGTTGATACTAGTATCAGGGCTGAAGTTTGGCCATTCCTACTTGGAGT TTATGACTTGGACAGTACCAAAGAAGAGAGAGATATCATAAGAACTCGAAATAG AAAGGAATATGAGAAACTCCGCAGGCGATGCCGCCAACTTCTAAAGCAATGCAATGAGAGCTTTAAGTTAAACGAAATTGGTGAAATAAGCTATGAAGGAGATGGTGAGAGTCTTATTCAAGCTTCTGGTTCTCCTAGTTCTGAAGATGCAACGAGTGCTAGGCAATCCCTTTCCAGTGAGGAAAGGAGCCCGGATGTTGAATATTCAGATGATCCGTCTAGTGCCCTGTTGGAAGGGAATGATGTCAACAATGTTGATGCAGCATCGGATACTGATTCTACTGATTCAGATTCCTCTGATGGTCCTGAGGTAATTCAGACTTCTCCTTCTAATGAATTTCAGGAGGATAACACTTCCAAGACAGCTTCTACAGAAATTTCTTCATCCCAAATGAATGGCCCATCAAGACTACCAAACAATGAAGATTTTGCCACTTGGCAACGGATCATCCGACTAGATGCAGTACGTGCCAAtgcagaatggataccattttcACCTTGTCAAGCTGTTATACCAGAGAGCAGGGCAATCCGATCTGCTGAGGCTGTTGGATTGAAGGAATATGGGCACTTAGAACCCAATAGAATTTTCCATGCTGCCCGATTGGTTGCTATTCTTGAAGCATATGCATTATACGATCCAGAAATTGGCTACTGCCAGGGTATGAGCGATCTGCTGTCTCCAATAGTTAGTGTTATATCAGAAGATCACGAGGCCTTCTGGTGCTTTGTTGGATTCATGAAGAAGGCACGCCAGAACTTTAGGCTTGATGAGGTGGGTATCAGGAGGCAACTTGATATAGTAGCAAAGATAATCAAGTTCAAGGATTCTCACTTGTTCAGACATCTGGAGAAGCTTCAGGCCGATGATTGCTTTTTTGTGTACAGGATGGTGGTTGTGTTGTTTAGAAGGGAATTGACATTTGAACAGACTCTCTGCCTTTGGGAAGTAATGTGGGCAGATCAAGCAGCAATCAGGGCCGGCATTGGGAAATCAGCATGGAGCAGAATCAGGCAGCGTGCTCCACCAACAGATGATTTATTGCTGTATGCAATAGCGGCTTCAGTGTTGCAGAGGAGGAAATTGATTATTGAGAAGTATAGCAGCATGGAGGAGATCATCAAGGAATGCAATGGTATGGCTGGACACCTTGATATTTGGAAGCTGCTGGACGATGCGCACAATTTGGTCGTCACTCTTCATGATAAAATGAAACTAGAGACATCATTTCGATGA
- the LOC112705864 gene encoding 6-phosphogluconolactonase 3, chloroplastic, producing the protein MATTSPFSISCISQTKLLHKQNPHQPSHYTRSSLSPQFKHKSSSLLYNPLRYNGVSPIVMKPKSGNAGVSVKALYNKTVEVFNKEYISVSLAKYVADLSEKFIKQRGFFSIALSGNSVKHLKALVEPPYANTIQWSKWHVFWADEKVVPKTHIDSNYKLAYDTFISKVPIAMNVNTIDDALSAEVAADVYETNIKIKVDSNVITLSPNTRLPKFDLMLLDMGSEGQVAGLFRKNPVLTETRKWVTAVKNAPLPSERITLTLSVINSSANIAMIVTGASKADAVYAALKEDQSDDKMPVQLLSPEGEMKWFLDKGAASKLYK; encoded by the exons ATGGCTACTACCTCACCTTTCTCCATCTCATGCATTTCACAAACTAAATTGCTCCACAAACAAAATCCACACCAACCATCCCATTACACAAGATCATCGTTGTCACCACAATTTAAACACAAATCATCATCACTACTTTACAACCCTCTAAGATACAATGGTGTTTCACCAATTGTTATGAAACCCAAAAGTGGTAATGCTGGAGTATCCGTTAAGGCATTGTATAACAAGACCGTGGAGGTGTTTAACAAAGAATACATCTCTGTGTCTTTAGCCAAATATGTAGCTGATTTATCTGAAAAATTCATCAAACAGAGAGGATTTTTCTCTATAGCTTTATCTGGCAACTCTGTCAAGCACCTCAA gGCCTTGGTGGAACCTCCATATGCTAACACAATCCAATGGTCTAAGTGGCATGTATTTTGGGCAGATGAAAAAGTGGTGCCTAAAACTCACATAGACAGTAACTACAAGCTTGCTTATGACACATTTATTTCTAag GTGCCAATTGCTATGAATGTGAACACTATTGATGATGCTCTATCAGCTGAAGTTGCAGCTGATGTGTATGAGACAAACATCAAAATCAAAGTTGATAGTAATGTGATAACTTTATCACCAAACACTAGACTTCCAAAATTTGATCTCATGTTACTGGACATGGGATCAGAAGGCCAAGTAGCCGGTCTGTTCCGGAAAAACCCTGTCCTAACAGAGACTAGAAAGTGGGTTACCGCTGTCAAGAATGCACCACTGCCGTCCGAGAGAATCACCCTTACGCTTTCAGTGATTAATTCTTCTGCAAACATAGCGATGATAGTTACTGGAGCCAGTAAAGCAGACGCAGTCTATGCTGCATTAAAAGAGGATCAAAGTGATGATAAGATGCCAGTTCAGTTGCTTTCACCAGAAGGAGAAATGAAATGGTTTTTGGATAAGGGTGCAGCTTCAAAGCTATATAAGTAG